ATGTTCCATTTGTAGAAAATGAAAAGGAGATCTTTTTAAAAACAATAATACCAAGTCGAAAACTTAAAAAGGAGTATGAAAATGGAAAAAAATGACTTTTTTTACAATTTAGAAGAGATGGAAATCTTGGAAAATATAGAAAATGCAAAAAGTATATTGAAAAAAGAGGATAGAGAAAAATATGCAAAATTTGCAAAATATACAAAATCTTTACGCAAAAAAAAGCCTGTTACTATCCGCTTTAGCATAACCGATTTAGCAGCAGTAAAGGCTAAAGCTAAAGAGCTTGGTATCAGTTATCAAAACCTCATCCAAGCACTTGTACATAATTTCGCAACCGGAAAGATTAAGATAGATTTGTAGGTTTGTTTAATACTAAAAATTTTTTATAAACAATTATTATGATAACTATAATATTACTTCAAATTCTTTGTACTTATTGTCTCTAAACGTTAAAATACTTCGCCTCTGGATGATGTACAACTATCGCACAGGTTGACTGCTCAGGATGTATTTGAAACGTTTCACTCAGCTCAATACCAAACTCCTCTGGTTTTAAGAGGTTAAATATGTGACGATTGAGCTCAAGATCAGGACATGCTGGATAGCCTGGTGAATACCTAGCTCCTTGATAGCCTACCATTTTTACATCGCGTAAATCTGCCTTTTCATTGCGTAAAATCCCAAGCTCTATTCGTATCTGCTTGTGTGCAATCTCAGCCAATGCTTCGGCAAGCTCAACGCTGAGACCATGTACCAAATGATACTCATGATATTTCCCAGCTTTAAAAAGCTCTCCCTCATATTCACTAAACTTGCTTCCAGCACTCACGCAGGTAAAAGCACTTACATCCATTCTATCAGCATGAAAATAGTCTGCGATACATCTATGAGGCGGTTTAGACTGCCTTGGAAAGGTGAAAATCTCTATCGCGTCACCGATGATATTCTCTATCGGCTCACGATTGGCATCCTCATCCCTTTGCCAGCCAAACTCTTCTCCAAAAACATAGAGCTCATTATCTACAGCTCTTGCAGGCCAATATCCATAGAGAATTACTGGCTGGAATATATCTTTTAGCTCACTTCTAAGCCTATTAAAAGCTGGAATCACCTTTTCATCAAGCTGCTTTTGATACTCCTCTTTGCTCAGACCTTTTGACTTATAACCCCAACGCTGTTTAAAAAGAAGCCTTTTGTTGATCCACTCATAGGCGATATCCGGATCAATCTCAAGTGTCTTTCTACCCCAAAATGGTGGGATAGGTACAGGAGCCGGTTTTGGCAAGATAATGTTTGCCGGATCGATCTTTACTTCCTCTTTTGGCTTGACCTCGACAATCTCCTCTTCATCCTTGTCGCTTCCAAGCTTTGTATCAAAGTTTCCCTCTTCGATTCTGCTCATTGCCACTATTCCATCAAAAGCATCGCGGCAATAAAAGATAGGTCCATCATAGGCTGGACGGCAAAACTCATCCACAAATTTCTTCGTCAGCGCAGCCCCACCCAAAAGAACAGGCGCATCAATTCCTTTTTGCTTCATCTCTTTGAGGTTTTCCAACATCACTTGGGTAGATTTGACCAGCAGTCCACTCATTCCGATTGCCTGGGCATTATGCTCTTTATAAGCTTTGATAAACTCTTCGAGCTCTACTTTGATACCTAGATTGACAACTTTAAAGCCATTATTGGTGAGCAATATATCTACAAGGTTTTTACCAACATCATGCACGTCACCTTTGACCGTTCCTAAAATGAGCGTAGTCTGCGACTGTTTCTCTGTCTTTGGCAAAAACTGGTTGAGATAATCCACTGCTGCTTTCATCACCTCTGCACTTTGTAGTACAAATGGCAGCTGCATCTGCCCACTTCCAAAGAGATCGCCCACCTCTTTCATAGCCCCGATTAAAATCTCATTGATAATCTTTTCAGGATCTATCACATCTTTGGCTTTTTCAAGCAGTGGCATCATCCGATCTTTGTCCCCATCGATGAGGAGTTTGTGGATTTGCTCTTCAAGTGGGAGTTTGCTCAGTTCATCATCACTTGCAGTCTCTTTTTTCTCCGCTTTGCTGAAGTGCTCGATAAAGGCAAAGAGTGGATCGCCATTTTCGCGTCTGTTAAAGAGCAGATCCTCACAAACTTTTCGATCCTCTTCACTGATTTTGTGGTAAGGGATGAGATTTTTGACATTGACGATCGCCATCGTAAGACCGGCTTCGACGCAGTGGTGCAAAAAAACACTGTTGAGGTACTCCCTTGCATGTTTGTCTAAGCCAAAGCTGATATTGGATACTCCTAAAACTGCTCCCACTTCTGGATGACGCTTTCTTAACTCACGAATCGCTTCAATGGTTTCAATAGCTGCTGTTTGATACTCCTCATCCCCACTTCCAACAGTAAAGGTTAAAAGATCAAAAACAAGATCACCAGGATTGAGGCCATGCAGATTCACAGCTCTTTCATACATACGCTCAGCAACCGCCAATTTTTTCTCTTTTGTCTTTGCCATTCCCTCTTCATCGATTGCCAACAGTACCAATGCCGCACCATAGCGCTTTGCCAATGAACAGATCTTGTCAAACTTCTCTATCCCATCTTCGAGGTTGGCTGAGTTGATAATCGGACGTCCGCCAATGTGCTTAAGAGCTGTCTCTATGGCTGGCACTTGCGTGGAGTCCGGCATGAGGGGGATTGGAATCTTTTCATTATAGAGCTGGATGACTTCTTTCATATCTTTTGTCTCATCACGCCCTGCAAACCCCACACTTACATCAATTCCATGGGCTCCACTGCGCACTTGCTGCTGGGCAACACTGAGTGTCCCTTCATAATCGCTTTTTAAAAGAAGCTCTCTAAAAGCTTTGCTTCCTGTCGCGTTACTTCGCTCACCCATTAAAAAGGGAGGAGGATTTTGCATGAGTGTACGAGCTTCAAAAAGGCTTGCAATGCTTCTTGGCTGCTTTCCTTTTGGAGGAAGGGGCTTTTTGCCTTCAACTGAATCTACCAAAGCTTTGATATGCTGAGGAGTCGTCCCACAACATCCGCCTAGCAGCGTCACACCCGGTATGGCGGTAAATTTTGCTTCAAGCTCGGTAAACTCTTTTGGTCCCATAGGATAGTAGGTATAGCCGCCTCTGTTTTGAGGAAGCCCAGCATTGGCATGGATACTAATTGGCCGATCCCACACTTCGCTCAGCACTCTTACATGTTTTTCCACCATATCAGGACCGGTTCCGCAGTTAAATCCCAAAGAAATAATGTCAAACGGTTCTAAAATAGTCGCAATAGTTGCTGCATCAGTTCCGATAAGCATTGTACCATTTTGCTCAATGGTAACACTTACCATAATGGGAATTTGGGGAGCTGTATCTTGACAAGCATGAATCGCTGCTTTAATTTGAAGTGGATCTTGACAAGTCTCAAGCAAGAAAAGATCTGCTCCTCCATCTCTTGCCCCACGAGCAGCTTCGCTGTATCCTGCATACATTTCATCATAATCGATATGCCCAAGGCTTGGCAGTTTTGTTCCAGGTCCCAAAGAGCAGGCAGTAAAACGCGGTTTATCAGGTGTGCTATAAGCTTCGCAAACCTCCTTGACTAGCTCACATCCTCGTTTTGTAAGATCATACGCTTCGCTGGCTAAATCATACTCCTCCAAGACCCATGGCATTGAGCCAAATGTGTTTGTTTTAATGATATCAGCCCCTACTTTTGCATAGGCTTCATGGATCGACCTAATCACATCTGGAGCAGTTTTATTGAGAAGCTCATTACACCCCTCTTTACCTTCCCAAGCTTTGGCTGGAATCTCATTTGCTTTTGCCTGAAGCTGCGTTCCCATTGCACCATCAATGACTAAAATCCGCTTTTTTAGCAGCTCTTTAATCAATCTGCACCTCTTTAAATTTTTTTGCCATTATACTATTATATTTAAAAGGAGTTTGCAATGTTTATCAACCGCTTTCCCAAAATGGCAGCACTCCAAAAGTTTCGCGCAATTGCTTTAGGATTTAATGAAGAGATAGCTGAAGCAATTGGCATCGCAGAAGCTACAAAGTATGCAATATTTAAAAACCTCTCTTATAGAAGGCGCAGGGAAAAAGAGCGAGAATATGTCACTAAAAAGCTTAAAATCACACCAGAAAATCTAGATGTTGAGACATTTACTCTATTTAAACTCCAAGCGCTCAATGGGCTACCTTTTGTCGGAGAAAAGACATATACTAGTGAAGATTACAATAGAGCAGTCTTTATGAAATTTGGCGAAGAAGCTGGCAAAAAAATTGAAGAGTGGGCAAAAAATATAATAGATTCATGTGATAAAGCGCTCTTAGAAAATGAACAAAAATTCTTCAATGAGTGCTGGAAACCACACCGGGATGAGAATCCTTTAAAGAATTGATAAGAATCAATATAAAGAGAATAAAAAAAGTTTACAATAGAAACAAGAACTAAAAGGAGATAAATAAAAAAAATGAAAAAAGTCTTAATTTTTATTGTGTTACCTCTTTTTATTTTTTCAACTCCCTATATTGTCGGAAAAATGAGTACATATATTATCCTCAAAACTTCTAGTCAAGAGATTTCCCCTCAGCAGCTACGCAAACAAGCGATTGCAGCTGGATTTCGATCCAATCCCAAAAATTTTAATGATCTTATGAAACTCCTTGATACACCATCCAATCGACTCACAAAAGAAAAAATTCTTCTTGGAAAAATGCTCTTTTTTGATCCAAGCCTATCTAGAGATGGAACGATTAGCTGTGCAAGCTGCCATAATCTCGATAGTGGTGGAGATGATAACAGGCCAACAGCAATCGGTTATAAGAATCGAAAAAATCCTCATCATCTCAATTCTCCAACTGTACTTAATGCAGCGCTTCAAAAGTTTCAATTTTGGGATGGAAGAGCTAAAAGTGTCGAAGAACAAGCCAAAGGGCCATTACAAGCACCTTTTGAAATGGCAATGACGCCAAAAGAGGTGGTAGAACGGGTACGACAAAATCCATCTTACCGCAAGATGTTTAAAGAGGTTTTTGGCGATGAGACTATTACATTTGATCGTGTTACCAAAGCGATAGGAGCCTATGAACGAACACTCCTCACACGAGGGCGGTTTGATGATTTTCTCGATGGTAATCTGAGTGCATTGAATCCAAAAGAGCAAAAAGGTTTGAAACTTTTCATTAGCATCGGTTGTAAAGCATGCCATATGGGACGTAGTATTGGTGGGAAAATTATACAAAAATTCCCTATCATTGAGCGCCATACTCCAATTTATCCGGTTTTTGGTTTTCATGAGGGCAAATACTACTTCAAAGAATTACGTTTCGATACAAATATTTCTTATGAACCCTATCCATTTCCTAATTTTGGCCATTACTATGGCAAAAATAGTGCAAGATATTTTAAAGTTCCAATCTTACGGAATATTACAAAAACTGCCCCCTACTTTCACAATGGAGCTGTAAAAGACCTCAAAGAAG
The Nitratiruptor tergarcus DSM 16512 genome window above contains:
- the metH gene encoding methionine synthase, which encodes MIKELLKKRILVIDGAMGTQLQAKANEIPAKAWEGKEGCNELLNKTAPDVIRSIHEAYAKVGADIIKTNTFGSMPWVLEEYDLASEAYDLTKRGCELVKEVCEAYSTPDKPRFTACSLGPGTKLPSLGHIDYDEMYAGYSEAARGARDGGADLFLLETCQDPLQIKAAIHACQDTAPQIPIMVSVTIEQNGTMLIGTDAATIATILEPFDIISLGFNCGTGPDMVEKHVRVLSEVWDRPISIHANAGLPQNRGGYTYYPMGPKEFTELEAKFTAIPGVTLLGGCCGTTPQHIKALVDSVEGKKPLPPKGKQPRSIASLFEARTLMQNPPPFLMGERSNATGSKAFRELLLKSDYEGTLSVAQQQVRSGAHGIDVSVGFAGRDETKDMKEVIQLYNEKIPIPLMPDSTQVPAIETALKHIGGRPIINSANLEDGIEKFDKICSLAKRYGAALVLLAIDEEGMAKTKEKKLAVAERMYERAVNLHGLNPGDLVFDLLTFTVGSGDEEYQTAAIETIEAIRELRKRHPEVGAVLGVSNISFGLDKHAREYLNSVFLHHCVEAGLTMAIVNVKNLIPYHKISEEDRKVCEDLLFNRRENGDPLFAFIEHFSKAEKKETASDDELSKLPLEEQIHKLLIDGDKDRMMPLLEKAKDVIDPEKIINEILIGAMKEVGDLFGSGQMQLPFVLQSAEVMKAAVDYLNQFLPKTEKQSQTTLILGTVKGDVHDVGKNLVDILLTNNGFKVVNLGIKVELEEFIKAYKEHNAQAIGMSGLLVKSTQVMLENLKEMKQKGIDAPVLLGGAALTKKFVDEFCRPAYDGPIFYCRDAFDGIVAMSRIEEGNFDTKLGSDKDEEEIVEVKPKEEVKIDPANIILPKPAPVPIPPFWGRKTLEIDPDIAYEWINKRLLFKQRWGYKSKGLSKEEYQKQLDEKVIPAFNRLRSELKDIFQPVILYGYWPARAVDNELYVFGEEFGWQRDEDANREPIENIIGDAIEIFTFPRQSKPPHRCIADYFHADRMDVSAFTCVSAGSKFSEYEGELFKAGKYHEYHLVHGLSVELAEALAEIAHKQIRIELGILRNEKADLRDVKMVGYQGARYSPGYPACPDLELNRHIFNLLKPEEFGIELSETFQIHPEQSTCAIVVHHPEAKYFNV
- a CDS encoding cytochrome-c peroxidase, which produces MKKVLIFIVLPLFIFSTPYIVGKMSTYIILKTSSQEISPQQLRKQAIAAGFRSNPKNFNDLMKLLDTPSNRLTKEKILLGKMLFFDPSLSRDGTISCASCHNLDSGGDDNRPTAIGYKNRKNPHHLNSPTVLNAALQKFQFWDGRAKSVEEQAKGPLQAPFEMAMTPKEVVERVRQNPSYRKMFKEVFGDETITFDRVTKAIGAYERTLLTRGRFDDFLDGNLSALNPKEQKGLKLFISIGCKACHMGRSIGGKIIQKFPIIERHTPIYPVFGFHEGKYYFKELRFDTNISYEPYPFPNFGHYYGKNSARYFKVPILRNITKTAPYFHNGAVKDLKEAIRIMGKYQRDLKLNENQIDAIEAFFHTLEGKIVDYGI